Below is a genomic region from Candidatus Aminicenantes bacterium.
GAATTCCAGGTAGACCGAAGCGAAGCGGACATAGGCTACCTTGTCCATGGTTTTCAATTTTTCCATGATCATTTCGCCGATGCGCTCGGAGCGCACTTCCCGTTCCGAGCGCGAGAAAAACTCTTCGACCTGGCTGGCCAGCTGCTCGATCTGCTTGGTCTGCACCGGCCTTTTCTCCATGGCCCGATACAGCCCCTTGCGGATCTTGTCGATGTCGAACGGTTCGCGCCGGCCGTCCTTCTTGACCACCATCAGCGGTATGTTTTCGATTTTTTC
It encodes:
- the nrdR gene encoding transcriptional regulator NrdR, coding for MNCPQCSKIADKVIETRESKDGLYIRRRRECLGCGKRFTTYEKIENIPLMVVKKDGRREPFDIDKIRKGLYRAMEKRPVQTKQIEQLASQVEEFFSRSEREVRSERIGEMIMEKLKTMDKVAYVRFASVYLEFKSLQEFLTELHSL